The following DNA comes from Candidatus Methylacidiphilum fumarolicum.
TTTTTCTAAGATGGCTGTTAAAAAGGCAAAAATCAACTGCTTTCAGATAGAATCTCTCGTGATTTCAGCTATTTGATCAAAGAATATCCATGGAGACATCTACAGCTTGAGCACTATGTGTAAGCAGCCCAAGGGAGACAAAATCAACTCCTAATCGAGCCACTGCTTGTAACTTTTCTAAATTGACTCTTCCAGATACTTCAACTAAAGCCTTATGATTTATAATTTTCATCCCTTCTGAAATCTGATTAAGCTCCATATTGTCAAGCATTATTATGTCTGGGGATAAAGTACAAATACAGGAAAGCTCTTCTAAAGTTTTAGTTTCGATTTCTATTCTGACTAATGGCTTGTGTTGCCGGATGATAGTGATCTTTTCTTGCAACCATTCAAGCCAGCTTTCTCCCATCTTTCTTCTTATAAGGCTTAAATGGTTATCCTTAATAAGAATGTGATCACTAAGAGAATATCTATGATTAGCTCCTCCTCCACACAAGACAGCGTATTTCTGTAAGAACCGAAGGCCAGGAAGA
Coding sequences within:
- the nadC gene encoding carboxylating nicotinate-nucleotide diphosphorylase encodes the protein MENKNFPSYSIPDFLLREVIKRSLEEDIGNGDLTSSLFIPRNEKAKAHIIVREEAVLSGLEVACQVFSYIDPSLRCVSLFMDGQKVEKNTPIIEISGNAQTLLMGERVALNFLSHLCGIATLTYRFVEVLRESKTKILDTRKTLPGLRFLQKYAVLCGGGANHRYSLSDHILIKDNHLSLIRRKMGESWLEWLQEKITIIRQHKPLVRIEIETKTLEELSCICTLSPDIIMLDNMELNQISEGMKIINHKALVEVSGRVNLEKLQAVARLGVDFVSLGLLTHSAQAVDVSMDIL